Part of the Struthio camelus isolate bStrCam1 chromosome 30, bStrCam1.hap1, whole genome shotgun sequence genome, ATCCCTAACTCCCCGTGGCAGCGAGTTCCCTGGGTCGCTGCCTGGTGGTAAAGTAACACTGGCTTCTCTTTATTTTGAACCTGGCTCCTATGAGCTGGGTTATGGTCCCCTGTTCTGGGGTGGGCAGAGAGTGGGAATAGTGGACCTTGTGTTTTGGAGCCCTCTTTGACACTTGGGTGTCTCCCAGGCCAAAGTGTCCCAGCCTGCTCAGTCCCTCCTCATACAGACGCTGTCACCAGCTTTGATCTCCTCCTCTGAGCCCTTCCAGCCTTATCTCCTCTCTGAGATGAGGGCACCAGATCAGGCTAGGTACCATGACCCGGAGGCACCAAGGACTCGTGCAGTGGCAGGACCACTGGCTGGTCTCAGCCATTCCCAATATCTCCCAGCATTTCATATGTGTTTAGGCAGCTCCTGAATGCTGAGACAAGGCTTGCATAGCCTGTCCATCCTCTCCAGAGCTGTGCTCCTGACTGGTGGCCATCAGCTTGGAGACCCCATTTATCTGCTAATTCTAGCCCCCACTACAGCCCCCCTGGAAACACCAGGCTTAAAAGCCTGCTTCTTCCCAGAGCCTCTGGGAGctatttaaagctttttcttcatatttgcCCCCTTCCAGCATCCAGGCGCTGTGGGCGTTGTAAGCAAGAGGCTACACACCACATTTTTGGCTGTTGTATCCTCAGGTTGCCTTACAGCTCCCAGGAGATACAATCTGGTCCTGGTGATTTATTCATGCTCATCCAGTTGGTTTAGCCCATCCCCTCTTGTACAGAGCCCCCAATTTCAGCTCAGTCTAAGCGCCCTTGGCCTTGGGCAGGATTCAGGGTGGGAATCTCCCCAGCCTTGTCCCTGGCTGATGTTCACGCAAATCATTCTTTCAACAGCTCTGAAGctgccttttcttctctcactgcTCCTTTCATCCTGATCACAGTCTCCCTGGCAGCATTCTTGTTCCTCACGTGTTTGAAGAAGGTTTTAATGTCAGTTTTGATATCCTTTGCTGAAGAGGAGCAGAAAGTGACTCTTTGCAGGGCTGTGGTGTTCACTTGGACATGTGGAAGCCATCCTAAGGCCAATGGGGCCTCCTGAGGGAGCCAGAGCCAGTTCGGGGCTGGTTTTGGGAAGGGAAGGGGTCTCCAAGGCTCTGGGGAAGAGGTGACAGGTCAGTGACAGGTGCTGGGGCTCAGTGAATCCAGGTGAGTTGAGGCAGGCAGAGGTCATGCCTCACTGAGTGATGGGGGAACCTGCCAGGCTGTGAAATGGCCCATATTCTCTAGGCTTGAGGTGGCATGCTTCCAATCCTGCCCACCTCTGTTCTGAGCCTTGTTGCATAGGATCCTGCTGAGCTGGGTGCTCTTGGCCCTCTTCCCACCAGGAGCTGTTGTCCTCTGGGATGTTGCACAGCCTTTCTCTTCCCCGTGCCGGTGTGTGCCAGGCTGAGGCATGTGGATGGCATGTTCATCTGGAGGTATGGACAGTCTTTGGAGGTAAAGTGGGTGATGGGACAGATCAGACAGTGGGGGGATGTTGGGGGCTGAGGCTGTTCCAGCCCTGGATCAGGCTTGTTTTTATAGCACCAGAGCCTCCCGCAGCCTGGGTTTCACCACCACGTCACCCTTCATTTCATAGCTCAAGCTCTTCCAGGCCAGGATGGCAGGCGGCAGGCGCAGGGACTGGTAGGCAGCTCTCATCTTGTCTGGTGAGAGTGCTATGTCCCACAGGTATACGTCTGCCAGCTCGCCTGTGAATGAGTTGTACAGGTCAAAGCCGCCCCCGTAGgcatcctgctcctgccccagcaggaTCACAGCCTCGGCGCTCACCGTATAGCCCTTCTGCAGCCCCTTGCGGGGCCACGGCTTCCCGTTGAACCAAAATTCAGTGAGGCCAGTGGCTGATTCCCAGCTGGCACAGACATGCTCCCAGTCCCAACGGCCCTCGGGGATGCGGAAGGTCACAAACTTGCCCCCCACGTACAGCCGATACTCGCCAGGCTTGGGCTTGAAGAGAAGGATTTCGTTGTCCTGGGCCTTGGTGGCATAGGAGAAGAGGCTGTAGGGCCGGGTGAGGTCTGTGTAGGACCTCAGGCACACGGTGAAGTTCTGCAGTGGCTGCTCTGCCTGCGCCCTCAGGAGCACATAGGCATCACTAGGGTCCTTCCGGAAGACAAACACCTTTCGGTACAGATCTAGGAGATGAGAGATGGGACATGGCGGGAGCTGGGGCCCAGGCAGCTCCCGGCCAGGAGGACATGCAGCCTTCTTTTGCCCTCTCCCAACCTTCTTGCACCCTCCCATTTCCCCTAGGTGACTCTGGATCCCCAGTGCCCACTCTGCTGACTCCAGTCATGCCCCTGCTTTGCTCCCCAGGGGCACACATCTCCCAGCCCCACTGACTGCTGCTTACTGGGCCCTTGCATAAACCGAGAGCTCCAAGCACTCCTGCTGGGTACCACCAGGATCTGCCCAAGAGTGATTCTGTGTGGGGCTGAGCGTGGCTCTGTG contains:
- the LOC104142859 gene encoding serum amyloid P-component, producing the protein MRKLQFWLTILAGFSRIMAQEDLYRKVFVFRKDPSDAYVLLRAQAEQPLQNFTVCLRSYTDLTRPYSLFSYATKAQDNEILLFKPKPGEYRLYVGGKFVTFRIPEGRWDWEHVCASWESATGLTEFWFNGKPWPRKGLQKGYTVSAEAVILLGQEQDAYGGGFDLYNSFTGELADVYLWDIALSPDKMRAAYQSLRLPPAILAWKSLSYEMKGDVVVKPRLREALVL